From Drosophila suzukii chromosome 2R, CBGP_Dsuzu_IsoJpt1.0, whole genome shotgun sequence, a single genomic window includes:
- the Patronin gene encoding patronin isoform X9, translating into MDVETQEIRQARQRASVKWLLSKAFNNRVPDNLKEPFYRDHENQERLKPQIIVELGNATLYCQTLSNLYSDPNYQSMNHWSIIQTLARKGVPVAESSDMPITETVLIQTNPLRINAHMSVIESLMVLYAKEISSGDRVMAAIRRISGNNYQAPPGQSYEQALLGWISHACAALKKRIIKEVDAGLPDDNGSRLQTPDIPPVRDFQDLCDGICLALLISYYCPKVVPWTSVRINYLPAVEDSIHNILLVCNFSQKHLPYSVFHMTPEDVTYMRGSMKLNLVLLLTDLFNLFEIHPAKCVCYPGMDGQDVIARRTLGANEHGICHRRGLTVQPVTPIPDLRSDLDQPPVGSPQNRPPFQVPHSNSFGGGLNRRSTPPNEYQTVQSNNFDGNNHAEAFVVHKSRGITTLASMHSQQQQQLHQQHQQQQQQQYHQQAPQQHPSQSQLQIQQQEPLVPARLRQAKEKTNVESKADERGDFVAAGRPSNWEQSRRPSFAGRRSRRNSSSEDSQLTIENFGGSQDQLNTLGRYERDRERKLSNTSVGSAYPVEPAVAVRSSIADARGTLQLGYDTDSGSEKQDRETEKYSMRRQVSVDNVPTVSSHNLSNTGSPLPVARHKQHSSDKDYSSNSGMTPDAYNDTRSTSGYDPESTPVRKSSTSSMPASPAAWQLDVGDDDMRSLENASKLSTIRMKLEEKRRRIEQDKRKIEMALLRHQEKEDLESCPDVMKWETMSNESKRTPDMDPVDLDKYQQSIAIMNMNLQDIQQDIHRLATQQSQMQAQHLQAQQLMQAQQIANMLNQQQTYGSQQHLADHHYQQPRPMQQSFGSSPHLPQAYNAPVSAYSSRPPSRDPYQQQHQHQQPQPMAMPQPMQYVNEHGQYMSPPQPAHYMQQQPQQQPQSIYSDNGAAYNNHSNHSPYGGAPQYRSSVVYDDYGQPTNHFYLHESSPQPQAHPQRRTWAHSAAAAAYEQQQQIQPPLVDVNAWQTQQHQKQKQTWMNRPPSSAGAPSPGSFVLHQNGGGGGGGGGGGELQHLFQVQASPQHGQRQVSGSNGVQRQQSLTNLRDNRSPKAPQQMGMPMVMPMQHEDMMAPQSICFIGDEEDVDELERNIIESMQSTRISDFVHQQQQQHQQQLQQQQRLQGHSGRGSSSEDYDSGEMISNKLNITSGNLTYRIPSPSRPSIQANSFQDPRAMAAASGGEDQPPEKGFYISFDDEQPKRPKPPLRAKRSPKKEAPPGSRDSVDNQATLKRESLSQLHNNNIIGFGGEDVNSKPMTRHSIHGLNNSNSVKSPGNATYNKYTDEPPIQLRQLAASGAVSPTGNERRLLEDLTNQPPQQLMQQPMSPTRLQQSSNNAEAAKNKALVIGADSTNLDPDSVDEMERRKEKIMLLSLQRRQQQEEAKARKEIESSQKREKEREKEEERSRKKEEQMARRAAILEQHRLKKAIEEAEREGKTLDRPDLHVKLQPHSSTSTTPRLRQQRTTRPRPKTIHVDDASVDISEASSISSRGKKGSSSNLTGYGQLSSNSMKRDYYRGSQDSLTVKESPDDYPSTSSTPIGRRGSYKTSRDTDSGLGRATPPRRAPSPGMGMGASGRHMPSPSGPGSLPPGLISKRRGFDDGSSDFSLTPNLNMEYSGPKLYKQPAAKSNRGIILNAVEYCVFPGVVNREAKQKVLEKIARSEAKHFLVLFRDAGCQFRALYSYQPETDQVTKLYGTGPSQVDEVMFDKFFKYNSGGKCFSQVHTKHLTVTIDAFTIHNSLWQGKRVQLPSKKDMALVI; encoded by the exons ATGGATGTCGAAACACAGGAAATACGACAG GCTCGTCAACGTGCTTCCGTCAAGTGGCTGCTCTCGAAGGCCTTCAACAATCGCGTGCCGGACAACCTGAAGGAGCCCTTCTACCGCGACCATGAGAACCAGGAGCGCCTCAAGCCGCAGATCATCGTGGAGCTGGGCAACGCCACGCTCTACTGCCAGACGCTGTCCAATCTGTACTCAGATCCCAACTACCAAAGCATGAACCACTGGTCAATAATACAGACGCTAGCGCGCAAGGGAGTTCCCGTGGCGGAATCCTCGGACATGCCCATTACCGAAACGGTATTAATTCAAACGAATCCGCTGCGAATT AACGCCCACATGTCTGTGATAGAATCGCTGATGGTTTTGTATGCGAAGGAAATATCGTCGGGTGACCGCGTCATGGCGGCCATACGAAG AATATCTGGCAACAACTATCAGGCGCCTCCTGGCCAGTCCTACGAGCAAGCTCTGCTGGGCTGGATTTCACATGCTTGCGCCGCTCTTAAGAAGCGCATTATCAAGGAGGTGGACGCCGGACTGCCCGATGATAAT GGCTCTCGTCTGCAGACGCCGGACATACCGCCTGTAAGGGACTTCCAGGATCTGTGCGATGGCATCTGCTTGGCACTGCTCATCTCGTACTACTGTCCAAAGGTGGTGCCGTGGACGAGTGTGCGGATTAACTATCTGCCGGCCGTCGAGGATTCGATTCACAACATCCTGCTTGTGTGCAATTTCTCGCAGAAGCATCTGCCATATAGCGTGTTCCACATGACGCCCGAGGATGTAACCTATATGCGCGG ATCCATGAAACTGAATCTGGTACTGCTGCTCACGGACCTATTCAATCTGTTCGAGATACACCCAGCCAAGTGTGTTTGCTACCCCGGCATGGATGGTCAGG ATGTCATCGCCCGGCGCACTTTGGGCGCCAATGAGCACGGGATCTGCCATCGAAGGGGGCTCACTGTACAGCCCGTCACACCCATTCCCGATCTGCGCAGCGATCTCGACCAGCCGCCAGTGGGCTCGCCTCAGAATCGACCACCGTTCCAAG TTCCGCACTCGAATTCATTTGGCGGCGGCTTAAATCGCAGATCAACCCCGCCCAACGAGTACCAGACGGTTCAGTCAAATAATTTCGATGGTAATAATCATGCCGAAG CCTTCGTGGTGCACAAGTCGCGTGGCATCACCACACTCGCCTCCATGCactcgcagcagcagcagcagctccatcagcaacaccagcagcagcaacagcagcaataCCACCAGCAGGCACCGCAGCAACACCCGTCCCAGTCGCAGCTCCAAATTCAGCAGCAGGAGCCCTTGGTTCCGGCTCGGTTGCGCCAGGCTAAAGAAAAGACCAATGTCGAGTCGAAGGCGGACGAGAGAG GCGATTTTGTCGCTGCGGGTCGACCAAGTAACTGGGAACAGAGCCGCCGGCCAAGCTTTGCAG GTCGTCGATCGCGCAGAAATTCTTCCAGCGAGGACTCCCAGCTGACCATCGAGAACTTTGGCGGCTCCCAGGATCAGCTGAATACCCTAGGGCGGTACGAACGCGACAGGGAACGTAAGTTGTCCAACACCAGTGTGGGCAGTGCATATCCAGTTGAACCCGCTGTGGCCGTGCGATCTTCGATTGCCGATGCTCGAGGCACCTTGCAATTGGGCTACGACACGGATTCGGGCTCTGAGAAGCAGGATCGTGAAACGGAAAAGTATTCGATGCGCCGGCAGGTCAG TGTCGACAATGTGCCCACGGTTTCGTCGCACAATCTCTCGAATACGGGCAGCCCGTTGCCGGTGGCAAGGCACAAGCAACATTCCAGCGACAAAGactacagcagcaacagcggCATGACGCCGGATGCCTACAACGACACCCGTTCCACCAGTGGCTACGACCCGGAGAGCACTCCCGTGCGCAAATCCTCAACGAGCAGCATGCCGGCGAGTCCCGCTGCCTGGCAGTTGGATGTGGGAGACGACGACATGCGATCGCTGGAGAATGCCAGCAAGCTGTCCACAATTCGGATGAAGCTGGAGGAGAAGCGTAGGCGCATAGAGCAGGACAAGCGCAAGATCGAGATGGCCTTGCTGCGGCACCAGGAGAAG GAGGATCTGGAGTCGTGTCCGGACGTGATGAAGTGGGAGACCATGAGCAACGAATCGAAGCGCACGCCCGACATGGATCCCGTTGACTTGGACAAGTACCAG CAAAGTATCGCCATCATGAACATGAATCTGCAGGACATTCAGCAGGATATTCACCGCCTGGCCACCCAGCAGAGTCAGATGCAGGCTCAGCACCTGCAGGCCCAGCAGCTGATGCAGGCTCAGCAGATAGCCAACATGCTGAACCAG CAGCAGACCTACGGGTCGCAGCAGCACCTGGCCGATCACCATTACCAGCAGCCGAGACCCATGCAGCAAAGCTTTGGTTCATCGCCGCATCTTCCGCAGGCTTACAATGCTCCAGTCAGTGCGTACAGCTCCCGTCCGCCCAGCCGCGATCCCtaccagcagcagcaccagcatCAGCAGCCACAGCCGATGGCGATGCCCCAGCCGATGCAGTACGTCAACGAGCACGGGCAGTATATGTCGCCGCCGCAGCCCGCCCACTAcatgcagcagcagccacagcagcagccgcagaGCATCTACAGTGACAACGGTGCGGCGTACAACAACCACAGCAACCACTCGCCCTACGGCGGAGCCCCGCAGTATCGGAGCAGTGTGGTATACGACGATTACGGACAGCCCACCAACCACTTCTATCTGCACGAGTCGTCGCCACAGCCTCAGGCTCATCCGCAGCGCAGGACCTGGGCTCACTCAGCGGCAGCTGCCGCCTacgagcagcagcagcagatccAACCGCCTCTGGTGGATGTTAATGCCTGGCAGACACAGCAGCACCAGAAGCAGAAACAGACCTGGATGAACAGACCGCCGTCGAGTGCAGGGGCTCCCAGTCCTGGCAGCTTTGTGCTGCACCAGAACGGAGGAGGTGGCGGCGGAGGCGGAGGTGGTGGCGAGCTACAGCACCTGTTTCAGGTACAGGCCTCACCTCAGCACGGCCAGCGTCAGGTGAGCGGATCCAATGGCGTGCAGCGCCAGCAATCGCTGACTAACTTGCGCGACAATCGATCGCCCAAGGCGCCGCAGCAAATGGGAATGCCCATGGTGATGCCTATGCAACACGAGGACATGATGGCGCCGCAGAGCATTTGCTTCATCGGTGACGAGGAGGATGTGGATGAGCTGGAGCGCAACATCATCGAATCCATGCAGTCGACGCGCATCTCCGACTTTgtccaccagcagcagcagcagcaccaacaGCAACTTCAGCAGCAACAGCGGCTGCAGGGGCACAGTGGACGAGGCAGCAGCTCGGAGGATTACGACAGCGGGGAGATGATCTCCAACAAGCTGAACATCACCAGCGGCAATCTCACCTACCGCATACCCTCGCCCTCCCGTCCCTCCATCCAAGCCAACAGCTTCCAGGATCCCCGAGCAATGGCAGCGGCATCCGGCGGCGAGGACCAGCCGCCTGAGAAGGGCTTTTACATCTCCTTCGACGATGAGCAGCCCAAGCGACCCAAGCCACCGCTGCGCGCCAAGCGATCGCCCAAAAAGGAGGCTCCGCCGGGAAGCAGGGACAGCGTCGATAACCAGGCGACTCTCAAACGTGAATCGCTTAGTCAGCtgcacaacaacaacatcattGGGTTCGGTGGTGAGGATGTGAACAGCAAGCCGATGACCAGGCACAGCATCCATGGCCTAAACAACTCCAACAGTGTCAAATCCCCCGGGAATGCCACATACAACAAGTACACCGATGAGCCGCCCATCCAACTCCGCCAGCTGGCCGCCTCGGGAGCAGTTTCGCCAACTGGCAACGAGCGTCGGCTCTTGGAGGATTTGACCAaccagccaccgcagcagttAATGCAGCAACCCATGTCGCCCACGCGACTCCAGCAGAGCAGCAACAACGCAGAGGCGGCCAAAAACAAGGCACTGGTCATCGGAGCAGATTCCACCAACTTGGATCCG GACTCTGTCGATGAGATGGAGCGGCGCAAGGAGAAGATCATGCTGCTGTCCCTGCAACGTCGCCAGCAGCAGGAGGAGGCCAAGGCGCGCAAGGAGATCGAGTCTTCCCAGAAGCGGGAAAAAGAGCGCGAGAAGGAGGAGGAGCGTTCACGGAAGAAGGAAGAGCAAATGGCTAGGCGAGCGGCCATTTTGGAACAGCACAGACTCAAGAAAGCCATCGAAGAGGCCGAGCGAGAG GGTAAAACCCTGGATCGGCCCGATTTGCATGTGAAACTGCAACCCCATTCATCCACCTCAACGACTCCGCGACTGAGGCAGCAGCGCACCACGCGTCCCAGGCCCAAGACGATCCATGTGGACGATGCCAGCGTGGACATCAGCGAGGCTTCGAGCATCTCTAGTCGGGGCAAGAAAGGCTCAAGCTCGAATCTAACCG GCTACGGTCAACTAAGCTCAAATTCAATGAAAAGAGATTACTACAGGGGCTCGCAAGACTCCCTCACTGTAAAAG AGTCACCCGATGATTATCCCAGTACAAGTTCAACTCCGATTGGACGACGGGGATCGTACAAAACTTCCAGAG ACACAGATTCGGGACTGGGACGCGCCACTCCGCCGAGGCGTGCTCCGTCGCCTGGAATGGGAATGGGCGCTTCAGGTAGGCATATGCCATCTCCCTCCGGACCGGGCTCTTTGCCGCCAGGTTTGATATCGAAACGTCGCGGATTTGATGATGGATCCAGCGATTTCTCTTTAACTCCGAATTTGAACATGGAATATTCGG GTCCTAAACTCTATAAACAACCAGCGGCCAAATCTAATCGTGGGATTATCCTGAACGCCGTTGAATACTGCGTTTTCCCCGGCGTTGTCAACCGCGAGGCCAAACAGAAAGTGCTGGAGAAGATTGCTCGCTCGGAGGCGAAGCACTTTCTGGTACTCTTCCGGGATGCGGGCTGCCAGTTCCGCGCCCTCTACAGCTACCAGCCCGAAACGGACCAGGTAACGAAGCTGTATGGCACTGGGCCTAGTCAAGTCGACGAAGTGATGTTCGACAAGTTCTTCAA ATACAACTCAGGAGGCAAGTGCTTCTCGCAAGTGCACACAAAGCATCTGACGGTGACCATAGACGCCTTCACAATACACAATTCCCTGTGGCAGGGCAAGCGGGTGCAGTTGCCAAGCAAAAAGGACATGGCGCTTGTTATCTAA
- the Patronin gene encoding patronin isoform X22, whose product MDVETQEIRQARQRASVKWLLSKAFNNRVPDNLKEPFYRDHENQERLKPQIIVELGNATLYCQTLSNLYSDPNYQSMNHWSIIQTLARKGVPVAESSDMPITETVLIQTNPLRINAHMSVIESLMVLYAKEISSGDRVMAAIRRISGNNYQAPPGQSYEQALLGWISHACAALKKRIIKEVDAGLPDDNGSRLQTPDIPPVRDFQDLCDGICLALLISYYCPKVVPWTSVRINYLPAVEDSIHNILLVCNFSQKHLPYSVFHMTPEDVTYMRGSMKLNLVLLLTDLFNLFEIHPAKCVCYPGMDGQDVIARRTLGANEHGICHRRGLTVQPVTPIPDLRSDLDQPPVGSPQNRPPFQVPHSNSFGGGLNRRSTPPNEYQTVQSNNFDGNNHAEAFVVHKSRGITTLASMHSQQQQQLHQQHQQQQQQQYHQQAPQQHPSQSQLQIQQQEPLVPARLRQAKEKTNVESKADERGDFVAAGRPSNWEQSRRPSFAGRRSRRNSSSEDSQLTIENFGGSQDQLNTLGRYERDRERKLSNTSVGSAYPVEPAVAVRSSIADARGTLQLGYDTDSGSEKQDRETEKYSMRRQVSVDNVPTVSSHNLSNTGSPLPVARHKQHSSDKDYSSNSGMTPDAYNDTRSTSGYDPESTPVRKSSTSSMPASPAAWQLDVGDDDMRSLENASKLSTIRMKLEEKRRRIEQDKRKIEMALLRHQEKEDLESCPDVMKWETMSNESKRTPDMDPVDLDKYQQSIAIMNMNLQDIQQDIHRLATQQSQMQAQHLQAQQLMQAQQIANMLNQQQTYGSQQHLADHHYQQPRPMQQSFGSSPHLPQAYNAPVSAYSSRPPSRDPYQQQHQHQQPQPMAMPQPMQYVNEHGQYMSPPQPAHYMQQQPQQQPQSIYSDNGAAYNNHSNHSPYGGAPQYRSSVVYDDYGQPTNHFYLHESSPQPQAHPQRRTWAHSAAAAAYEQQQQIQPPLVDVNAWQTQQHQKQKQTWMNRPPSSAGAPSPGSFVLHQNGGGGGGGGGGGELQHLFQVQASPQHGQRQVSGSNGVQRQQSLTNLRDNRSPKAPQQMGMPMVMPMQHEDMMAPQSICFIGDEEDVDELERNIIESMQSTRISDFVHQQQQQHQQQLQQQQRLQGHSGRGSSSEDYDSGEMISNKLNITSGNLTYRIPSPSRPSIQANSFQDPRAMAAASGGEDQPPEKGFYISFDDEQPKRPKPPLRAKRSPKKEAPPGSRDSVDNQATLKRESLSQLHNNNIIGFGGEDVNSKPMTRHSIHGLNNSNSVKSPGNATYNKYTDEPPIQLRQLAASGAVSPTGNERRLLEDLTNQPPQQLMQQPMSPTRLQQSSNNAEAAKNKALVIGADSTNLDPDSVDEMERRKEKIMLLSLQRRQQQEEAKARKEIESSQKREKEREKEEERSRKKEEQMARRAAILEQHRLKKAIEEAEREGKTLDRPDLHVKLQPHSSTSTTPRLRQQRTTRPRPKTIHVDDASVDISEASSISSRGKKGSSSNLTGYGQLSSNSMKRDYYRGSQDSLTVKESPDDYPSTSSTPIGRRGSYKTSREPAGVERGRTLSRISVAKGSTLNFRGRKSNSLMNLCGPKLYKQPAAKSNRGIILNAVEYCVFPGVVNREAKQKVLEKIARSEAKHFLVLFRDAGCQFRALYSYQPETDQVTKLYGTGPSQVDEVMFDKFFKYNSGGKCFSQVHTKHLTVTIDAFTIHNSLWQGKRVQLPSKKDMALVI is encoded by the exons ATGGATGTCGAAACACAGGAAATACGACAG GCTCGTCAACGTGCTTCCGTCAAGTGGCTGCTCTCGAAGGCCTTCAACAATCGCGTGCCGGACAACCTGAAGGAGCCCTTCTACCGCGACCATGAGAACCAGGAGCGCCTCAAGCCGCAGATCATCGTGGAGCTGGGCAACGCCACGCTCTACTGCCAGACGCTGTCCAATCTGTACTCAGATCCCAACTACCAAAGCATGAACCACTGGTCAATAATACAGACGCTAGCGCGCAAGGGAGTTCCCGTGGCGGAATCCTCGGACATGCCCATTACCGAAACGGTATTAATTCAAACGAATCCGCTGCGAATT AACGCCCACATGTCTGTGATAGAATCGCTGATGGTTTTGTATGCGAAGGAAATATCGTCGGGTGACCGCGTCATGGCGGCCATACGAAG AATATCTGGCAACAACTATCAGGCGCCTCCTGGCCAGTCCTACGAGCAAGCTCTGCTGGGCTGGATTTCACATGCTTGCGCCGCTCTTAAGAAGCGCATTATCAAGGAGGTGGACGCCGGACTGCCCGATGATAAT GGCTCTCGTCTGCAGACGCCGGACATACCGCCTGTAAGGGACTTCCAGGATCTGTGCGATGGCATCTGCTTGGCACTGCTCATCTCGTACTACTGTCCAAAGGTGGTGCCGTGGACGAGTGTGCGGATTAACTATCTGCCGGCCGTCGAGGATTCGATTCACAACATCCTGCTTGTGTGCAATTTCTCGCAGAAGCATCTGCCATATAGCGTGTTCCACATGACGCCCGAGGATGTAACCTATATGCGCGG ATCCATGAAACTGAATCTGGTACTGCTGCTCACGGACCTATTCAATCTGTTCGAGATACACCCAGCCAAGTGTGTTTGCTACCCCGGCATGGATGGTCAGG ATGTCATCGCCCGGCGCACTTTGGGCGCCAATGAGCACGGGATCTGCCATCGAAGGGGGCTCACTGTACAGCCCGTCACACCCATTCCCGATCTGCGCAGCGATCTCGACCAGCCGCCAGTGGGCTCGCCTCAGAATCGACCACCGTTCCAAG TTCCGCACTCGAATTCATTTGGCGGCGGCTTAAATCGCAGATCAACCCCGCCCAACGAGTACCAGACGGTTCAGTCAAATAATTTCGATGGTAATAATCATGCCGAAG CCTTCGTGGTGCACAAGTCGCGTGGCATCACCACACTCGCCTCCATGCactcgcagcagcagcagcagctccatcagcaacaccagcagcagcaacagcagcaataCCACCAGCAGGCACCGCAGCAACACCCGTCCCAGTCGCAGCTCCAAATTCAGCAGCAGGAGCCCTTGGTTCCGGCTCGGTTGCGCCAGGCTAAAGAAAAGACCAATGTCGAGTCGAAGGCGGACGAGAGAG GCGATTTTGTCGCTGCGGGTCGACCAAGTAACTGGGAACAGAGCCGCCGGCCAAGCTTTGCAG GTCGTCGATCGCGCAGAAATTCTTCCAGCGAGGACTCCCAGCTGACCATCGAGAACTTTGGCGGCTCCCAGGATCAGCTGAATACCCTAGGGCGGTACGAACGCGACAGGGAACGTAAGTTGTCCAACACCAGTGTGGGCAGTGCATATCCAGTTGAACCCGCTGTGGCCGTGCGATCTTCGATTGCCGATGCTCGAGGCACCTTGCAATTGGGCTACGACACGGATTCGGGCTCTGAGAAGCAGGATCGTGAAACGGAAAAGTATTCGATGCGCCGGCAGGTCAG TGTCGACAATGTGCCCACGGTTTCGTCGCACAATCTCTCGAATACGGGCAGCCCGTTGCCGGTGGCAAGGCACAAGCAACATTCCAGCGACAAAGactacagcagcaacagcggCATGACGCCGGATGCCTACAACGACACCCGTTCCACCAGTGGCTACGACCCGGAGAGCACTCCCGTGCGCAAATCCTCAACGAGCAGCATGCCGGCGAGTCCCGCTGCCTGGCAGTTGGATGTGGGAGACGACGACATGCGATCGCTGGAGAATGCCAGCAAGCTGTCCACAATTCGGATGAAGCTGGAGGAGAAGCGTAGGCGCATAGAGCAGGACAAGCGCAAGATCGAGATGGCCTTGCTGCGGCACCAGGAGAAG GAGGATCTGGAGTCGTGTCCGGACGTGATGAAGTGGGAGACCATGAGCAACGAATCGAAGCGCACGCCCGACATGGATCCCGTTGACTTGGACAAGTACCAG CAAAGTATCGCCATCATGAACATGAATCTGCAGGACATTCAGCAGGATATTCACCGCCTGGCCACCCAGCAGAGTCAGATGCAGGCTCAGCACCTGCAGGCCCAGCAGCTGATGCAGGCTCAGCAGATAGCCAACATGCTGAACCAG CAGCAGACCTACGGGTCGCAGCAGCACCTGGCCGATCACCATTACCAGCAGCCGAGACCCATGCAGCAAAGCTTTGGTTCATCGCCGCATCTTCCGCAGGCTTACAATGCTCCAGTCAGTGCGTACAGCTCCCGTCCGCCCAGCCGCGATCCCtaccagcagcagcaccagcatCAGCAGCCACAGCCGATGGCGATGCCCCAGCCGATGCAGTACGTCAACGAGCACGGGCAGTATATGTCGCCGCCGCAGCCCGCCCACTAcatgcagcagcagccacagcagcagccgcagaGCATCTACAGTGACAACGGTGCGGCGTACAACAACCACAGCAACCACTCGCCCTACGGCGGAGCCCCGCAGTATCGGAGCAGTGTGGTATACGACGATTACGGACAGCCCACCAACCACTTCTATCTGCACGAGTCGTCGCCACAGCCTCAGGCTCATCCGCAGCGCAGGACCTGGGCTCACTCAGCGGCAGCTGCCGCCTacgagcagcagcagcagatccAACCGCCTCTGGTGGATGTTAATGCCTGGCAGACACAGCAGCACCAGAAGCAGAAACAGACCTGGATGAACAGACCGCCGTCGAGTGCAGGGGCTCCCAGTCCTGGCAGCTTTGTGCTGCACCAGAACGGAGGAGGTGGCGGCGGAGGCGGAGGTGGTGGCGAGCTACAGCACCTGTTTCAGGTACAGGCCTCACCTCAGCACGGCCAGCGTCAGGTGAGCGGATCCAATGGCGTGCAGCGCCAGCAATCGCTGACTAACTTGCGCGACAATCGATCGCCCAAGGCGCCGCAGCAAATGGGAATGCCCATGGTGATGCCTATGCAACACGAGGACATGATGGCGCCGCAGAGCATTTGCTTCATCGGTGACGAGGAGGATGTGGATGAGCTGGAGCGCAACATCATCGAATCCATGCAGTCGACGCGCATCTCCGACTTTgtccaccagcagcagcagcagcaccaacaGCAACTTCAGCAGCAACAGCGGCTGCAGGGGCACAGTGGACGAGGCAGCAGCTCGGAGGATTACGACAGCGGGGAGATGATCTCCAACAAGCTGAACATCACCAGCGGCAATCTCACCTACCGCATACCCTCGCCCTCCCGTCCCTCCATCCAAGCCAACAGCTTCCAGGATCCCCGAGCAATGGCAGCGGCATCCGGCGGCGAGGACCAGCCGCCTGAGAAGGGCTTTTACATCTCCTTCGACGATGAGCAGCCCAAGCGACCCAAGCCACCGCTGCGCGCCAAGCGATCGCCCAAAAAGGAGGCTCCGCCGGGAAGCAGGGACAGCGTCGATAACCAGGCGACTCTCAAACGTGAATCGCTTAGTCAGCtgcacaacaacaacatcattGGGTTCGGTGGTGAGGATGTGAACAGCAAGCCGATGACCAGGCACAGCATCCATGGCCTAAACAACTCCAACAGTGTCAAATCCCCCGGGAATGCCACATACAACAAGTACACCGATGAGCCGCCCATCCAACTCCGCCAGCTGGCCGCCTCGGGAGCAGTTTCGCCAACTGGCAACGAGCGTCGGCTCTTGGAGGATTTGACCAaccagccaccgcagcagttAATGCAGCAACCCATGTCGCCCACGCGACTCCAGCAGAGCAGCAACAACGCAGAGGCGGCCAAAAACAAGGCACTGGTCATCGGAGCAGATTCCACCAACTTGGATCCG GACTCTGTCGATGAGATGGAGCGGCGCAAGGAGAAGATCATGCTGCTGTCCCTGCAACGTCGCCAGCAGCAGGAGGAGGCCAAGGCGCGCAAGGAGATCGAGTCTTCCCAGAAGCGGGAAAAAGAGCGCGAGAAGGAGGAGGAGCGTTCACGGAAGAAGGAAGAGCAAATGGCTAGGCGAGCGGCCATTTTGGAACAGCACAGACTCAAGAAAGCCATCGAAGAGGCCGAGCGAGAG GGTAAAACCCTGGATCGGCCCGATTTGCATGTGAAACTGCAACCCCATTCATCCACCTCAACGACTCCGCGACTGAGGCAGCAGCGCACCACGCGTCCCAGGCCCAAGACGATCCATGTGGACGATGCCAGCGTGGACATCAGCGAGGCTTCGAGCATCTCTAGTCGGGGCAAGAAAGGCTCAAGCTCGAATCTAACCG GCTACGGTCAACTAAGCTCAAATTCAATGAAAAGAGATTACTACAGGGGCTCGCAAGACTCCCTCACTGTAAAAG AGTCACCCGATGATTATCCCAGTACAAGTTCAACTCCGATTGGACGACGGGGATCGTACAAAACTTCCAGAG AGCCAGCCGGCGTAGAAAGGGGCCGCACTCTGTCGCGTATCTCCGTCGCTAAGGGCAGCACGCTTAATTTCCGGGGCCGAAAGTCCAATTCGCTAATGAATCTGTGCG GTCCTAAACTCTATAAACAACCAGCGGCCAAATCTAATCGTGGGATTATCCTGAACGCCGTTGAATACTGCGTTTTCCCCGGCGTTGTCAACCGCGAGGCCAAACAGAAAGTGCTGGAGAAGATTGCTCGCTCGGAGGCGAAGCACTTTCTGGTACTCTTCCGGGATGCGGGCTGCCAGTTCCGCGCCCTCTACAGCTACCAGCCCGAAACGGACCAGGTAACGAAGCTGTATGGCACTGGGCCTAGTCAAGTCGACGAAGTGATGTTCGACAAGTTCTTCAA ATACAACTCAGGAGGCAAGTGCTTCTCGCAAGTGCACACAAAGCATCTGACGGTGACCATAGACGCCTTCACAATACACAATTCCCTGTGGCAGGGCAAGCGGGTGCAGTTGCCAAGCAAAAAGGACATGGCGCTTGTTATCTAA